The Chryseobacterium sp. 52 genome includes a region encoding these proteins:
- the ygiD gene encoding 4,5-DOPA dioxygenase extradiol, with product MNLNDLQNISENFGNTQRMPVLFLGHGSPMNAIEENQFVQGFRKAAQEIPKPNAILCISAHWYTQGTFVTAMDMPRTIHDFGGFPKALFDVQYPAPGSPELARETAELLAPALVEEDHNWGLDHGAWSVIKHMYPEADIPVIQLSIDYTKPPQYHFDLARRLNKLREKGILIIGSGNIVHNLRLIDWKNIDTVGAGWDWAVEAREKTNNWLLDGNFQNIIDYQKQGTFLQYAVPTPDHYLPLIYTLGLKDQAENLSLFNDELIGGSLSMTSVRIG from the coding sequence ATGAACCTCAACGATTTGCAAAACATCAGCGAAAATTTTGGGAATACCCAAAGAATGCCCGTTTTATTTCTCGGACATGGGTCACCAATGAATGCTATTGAAGAAAACCAGTTTGTTCAGGGATTCAGGAAAGCAGCGCAGGAAATTCCGAAACCGAATGCTATTCTGTGTATTTCCGCACACTGGTATACGCAGGGAACTTTTGTGACTGCGATGGATATGCCGAGAACCATTCATGATTTCGGAGGTTTTCCCAAAGCTTTGTTCGATGTACAGTATCCTGCTCCGGGAAGTCCGGAACTGGCAAGAGAAACGGCTGAGCTTTTAGCTCCTGCTTTGGTGGAAGAAGATCACAACTGGGGTCTTGACCACGGGGCATGGTCGGTAATCAAACATATGTATCCTGAAGCAGATATTCCCGTGATTCAGCTGAGTATAGATTATACAAAACCTCCTCAGTATCACTTTGATTTAGCCAGAAGACTGAATAAGCTCCGCGAAAAAGGTATCCTGATTATCGGAAGCGGAAATATTGTGCATAACCTTCGACTGATCGACTGGAAAAATATTGATACAGTAGGTGCCGGATGGGACTGGGCTGTAGAAGCCAGAGAAAAGACGAATAACTGGCTCCTTGACGGAAATTTCCAGAATATTATAGATTATCAAAAACAGGGAACTTTCTTACAATATGCCGTTCCTACACCGGATCATTATCTTCCCCTGATCTATACATTAGGTTTAAAAGATCAGGCCGAAAATCTGTCTTTATTTAATGATGAGCTGATTGGAGGATCTTTAAGTATGACCAGTGTACGGATTGGATAA
- a CDS encoding GNAT family N-acetyltransferase → MTIKRTDSSDMDFQNLVRFLDADLAIRDGEDHEFYHQFNSIAMLKNCVVIYSEDVEVGCGAFKPFSEDTVEIKRMYTHIERRGKGFASKLLSELELWAKEEGYSKCVLETGIKQPEAIALYEKNGYYRIPNYGQYIGVEKSVCYEKII, encoded by the coding sequence ATGACAATAAAAAGAACAGACTCTTCAGATATGGATTTTCAGAATTTAGTCAGGTTTCTGGATGCCGATCTTGCTATACGTGACGGAGAAGATCATGAATTTTATCACCAATTTAATTCAATAGCCATGCTTAAAAATTGTGTGGTAATTTATTCAGAAGATGTTGAAGTTGGCTGCGGTGCCTTCAAACCTTTTTCTGAAGATACGGTAGAAATAAAAAGAATGTATACTCATATAGAAAGAAGAGGAAAAGGATTTGCTTCAAAACTATTGAGTGAGTTGGAGCTCTGGGCTAAAGAAGAAGGATATAGCAAATGTGTTTTGGAGACAGGTATTAAACAACCGGAAGCCATTGCGCTGTATGAAAAGAATGGGTATTACAGAATTCCTAATTATGGTCAGTATATTGGTGTGGAAAAGAGTGTATGTTATGAGAAAATAATATAA
- a CDS encoding YceI family protein: MATKWNLDPAHSEITFKVKHMMISNIKGNFRTFNAEIEAEDDTFTNAKTSATIQTDSVFTNNTDRDNHLKSGEFFNAEEYPSITFESQALNDQVTGNLTVNGITKPITLDIDFGGINVDPWGQTKAGFSFEGKINRKDFGLNWNAALEAGGVMVSDEVKVAGELQFVKQA; this comes from the coding sequence ATGGCAACAAAATGGAACCTAGACCCGGCACATAGTGAAATTACTTTCAAAGTAAAACACATGATGATTTCTAACATAAAAGGAAACTTCAGAACTTTCAACGCTGAAATTGAAGCTGAAGATGATACTTTTACCAATGCTAAAACTTCTGCTACAATCCAGACTGACTCTGTATTCACCAATAACACAGACAGAGACAATCACCTGAAGTCCGGAGAATTTTTCAATGCAGAGGAATATCCTTCTATCACATTTGAATCTCAGGCTTTAAATGATCAGGTAACAGGAAATCTTACGGTAAACGGTATTACAAAACCGATCACTTTAGACATCGATTTCGGAGGGATCAATGTAGACCCTTGGGGACAGACAAAAGCAGGTTTTTCTTTTGAAGGAAAAATCAACAGAAAGGATTTCGGACTGAACTGGAATGCTGCTCTTGAAGCTGGAGGCGTAATGGTAAGCGACGAAGTAAAAGTAGCCGGAGAATTACAGTTTGTAAAACAGGCTTAA
- a CDS encoding S8 family peptidase, translating to MKKSVFYLLALFFVLNSCNRDELQNENPTIEIVQKDPLTGKQINAEINSTIKNTGSFNWKNASDHLLWSAVFRGNRMVSIGFGSSKDDFDRSLSADNRQMEAEVLDLIRQYEGIEQGRFMISSDQYLNQIDVIIEKEETIAALRKMKTIRYVEPGDYHYFEIENGLNGTAKSSGSSSGCGFESTALNAADYTTTTPNAKVPWAFTQHNIPNAWSYSTGAGVTIGLIDTGVSPEQTLLGSNFNTGASSGRTINKFGSYVNGSTTDGPADQCGHGTKMASVMAAPKNNAGLPVGVAYNANLITYRAASNVVLETSSEQNGVKTAFTDLANNTSVKIISMSMGHIFSVGKIEDGVKYAYSKGKLIFCAGGTSTSFTTFVGVIFPASMSETQAVTGVKEGTSNQKCDVCHSGSQIDFTFQMERANGNTVPVLSYYNNQADYVGGSSVATAATAGIAALVWSKNPSWTRDQVLNKMRQSATYYPTVNSSYGYGNINVLKAVQ from the coding sequence ATGAAAAAAAGCGTATTTTACCTATTAGCGCTCTTTTTTGTCTTGAATTCATGTAACAGAGATGAATTACAAAACGAAAATCCTACAATTGAAATTGTACAAAAAGATCCTTTGACCGGAAAACAGATCAACGCAGAAATCAACAGCACGATCAAGAATACCGGATCTTTCAACTGGAAAAATGCTTCCGATCACTTACTTTGGAGTGCTGTTTTCAGAGGAAACAGAATGGTATCCATCGGATTTGGTTCTTCAAAAGATGATTTCGACAGAAGCCTTTCTGCTGACAACAGACAGATGGAAGCTGAGGTTTTAGATCTCATCAGGCAGTATGAAGGGATTGAACAGGGGAGATTTATGATTTCTTCAGATCAGTACCTTAACCAGATCGATGTTATTATTGAAAAGGAAGAAACCATTGCTGCACTCAGAAAGATGAAAACCATCCGATATGTTGAACCGGGAGATTACCATTATTTTGAAATAGAGAACGGTCTTAATGGGACTGCGAAATCCAGCGGTTCTTCATCCGGCTGCGGATTTGAATCCACTGCTTTAAATGCGGCAGATTATACCACAACGACCCCTAATGCTAAAGTTCCATGGGCTTTTACGCAGCACAATATTCCTAATGCATGGAGCTACAGCACCGGAGCAGGAGTTACCATAGGACTTATCGATACCGGAGTTTCTCCGGAGCAGACGTTGCTGGGAAGCAATTTTAATACGGGAGCATCATCAGGAAGAACGATCAATAAGTTTGGATCATATGTCAACGGATCTACCACAGACGGGCCAGCGGATCAGTGTGGTCACGGAACAAAAATGGCCTCTGTAATGGCTGCCCCGAAAAATAATGCAGGACTTCCGGTAGGAGTTGCCTACAATGCCAACCTGATTACCTACCGTGCGGCTTCCAATGTTGTGCTGGAAACTTCCAGCGAACAGAACGGGGTAAAAACAGCATTTACTGATTTGGCTAATAATACCAGTGTGAAAATCATTTCCATGTCAATGGGACACATTTTCTCTGTCGGAAAAATTGAAGATGGAGTAAAATATGCCTATTCTAAAGGAAAACTGATCTTCTGCGCAGGCGGAACTTCTACCAGTTTTACCACTTTTGTAGGCGTTATTTTTCCGGCGAGTATGTCCGAAACACAAGCTGTGACAGGCGTAAAAGAAGGAACTTCCAATCAGAAATGTGATGTCTGTCATTCAGGGAGCCAGATCGACTTTACCTTCCAGATGGAAAGAGCCAATGGCAATACAGTTCCGGTTTTAAGTTATTATAACAATCAGGCAGATTATGTAGGAGGTTCATCAGTGGCTACAGCTGCTACAGCAGGTATCGCTGCTCTTGTCTGGTCTAAAAATCCATCATGGACAAGAGATCAGGTACTGAATAAGATGAGACAGTCTGCTACGTATTATCCTACAGTAAATTCAAGCTACGGTTACGGAAACATCAATGTTCTGAAAGCTGTACAGTAG
- the hutH gene encoding histidine ammonia-lyase, which yields MIYGVDVFTFHDVLEICKKPNKAKLNKVAKEQILKSQKNVQKIVESDRCVYGINTGFGPLCDTKISADETAQLQYNLIISHAVGVGKPINKEFSKIMIIAKVHALSKGFSGVSLDVIERLILMLEKDIIPVVPEQGSVGASGDLAPLAHLVLPLLGLGQVWEGDQIFETMEVLDRHGLEPLVLGPKEGLGLINGTQFILAHAIKGLEKFEYLLNLADMTAAMSIEAYRGSESPFKKELHEIRPFEGSKKVAARMLKFLKGSENMKAHEDCERVQDPYSMRCVPQVHGASRNAFEHLKGMAETELNSVTDNPIVLSAEESISGGNFHGQLMALPLDYATLAVAELGNISDRRSYLLLEGKYGLPRLLTESSGLNSGFMIPQYTSAALVTENKTLCFPASADSIPTSLGQEDHVSMGSISGRKFNQVLGNLVNILSVELMFAAQGLEFRRPSKCSKIIEENFAIIRSKVKKLEDDRLIGKDMLAIAELINERKFNVEA from the coding sequence ATGATATACGGTGTAGATGTTTTCACTTTCCATGATGTTCTGGAAATCTGTAAAAAACCAAATAAAGCTAAACTTAATAAAGTAGCCAAAGAACAGATCCTAAAATCTCAGAAAAACGTTCAGAAAATAGTAGAATCAGATAGATGTGTCTATGGAATCAATACAGGTTTCGGGCCCCTTTGCGATACTAAAATATCAGCTGACGAAACTGCCCAGCTGCAGTATAACCTTATTATCTCCCACGCGGTAGGGGTTGGAAAGCCTATCAATAAGGAATTCTCCAAAATCATGATCATTGCAAAAGTTCATGCATTGTCTAAAGGATTTTCAGGAGTTTCCCTGGATGTGATTGAAAGATTGATCCTGATGCTTGAGAAAGATATCATTCCTGTAGTACCGGAACAGGGTTCTGTAGGGGCATCAGGAGATTTAGCACCTCTTGCCCATCTTGTATTGCCATTGCTTGGATTAGGACAGGTTTGGGAAGGAGATCAGATTTTCGAAACAATGGAAGTTTTGGACAGACATGGCCTTGAGCCATTGGTATTAGGCCCGAAAGAAGGTTTGGGACTGATCAACGGAACTCAGTTTATTCTGGCCCATGCTATCAAAGGATTAGAAAAATTTGAATATTTATTGAATTTAGCAGATATGACTGCAGCAATGAGTATTGAAGCTTACAGAGGTTCTGAAAGTCCGTTCAAAAAAGAACTGCACGAGATCAGACCTTTTGAAGGAAGCAAAAAAGTGGCGGCAAGAATGCTTAAGTTTTTAAAAGGTTCTGAAAATATGAAAGCTCATGAAGACTGCGAAAGAGTTCAGGATCCTTATTCCATGAGATGTGTACCCCAGGTGCATGGTGCCAGCAGAAATGCTTTTGAGCACCTTAAAGGTATGGCTGAAACAGAATTGAACTCCGTAACAGACAACCCGATTGTTCTAAGTGCTGAAGAATCTATTTCCGGAGGAAACTTCCACGGACAGCTGATGGCGCTTCCTTTGGATTATGCTACGCTGGCTGTTGCCGAATTAGGAAATATTTCAGACAGAAGAAGCTATTTATTACTGGAAGGAAAATACGGACTTCCAAGACTATTAACGGAAAGCTCAGGACTGAACTCAGGGTTCATGATCCCTCAGTATACTTCGGCAGCTTTGGTTACTGAAAATAAAACATTATGTTTTCCAGCTTCGGCAGACTCTATTCCAACAAGTTTAGGGCAGGAAGATCACGTTTCTATGGGAAGTATTTCCGGTAGAAAATTCAATCAGGTTTTAGGAAATCTGGTCAATATCTTGTCTGTTGAGCTGATGTTTGCAGCCCAGGGACTAGAATTCAGAAGACCTTCCAAATGTTCGAAGATCATTGAAGAAAACTTTGCCATCATCCGTTCTAAAGTAAAAAAACTGGAAGATGACAGATTAATCGGAAAAGATATGCTGGCTATTGCAGAGCTCATCAACGAAAGAAAATTTAATGTGGAAGCTTAA
- a CDS encoding carboxypeptidase-like regulatory domain-containing protein — MKKTILLFLFILPLYIVTAQIIKGHVVNNSGSQIPGVNIYIDGTKTGTVSKEDGTFSLSLSSGSMGNLVFQKDDYETFTAAVPEIINKNLKVVLIKTNAIEEIRLVPYTSEAYRNYINYFLDSFIGGDRDNVRIKNQKSLKFSYDKKNKFLKVKAPNTLIIENKNLGYEIQYNLISYSSDFNSHTVNYTGTSFFKETKNSDKTKLNRMNAYDGSLLHFFRSISQNTISEDKFIVNHVVKVPNPKYPTEEELKILEDFKQIVRSSAILKIPENISDISQRKNSEKPYALAIVKTRIPDSDYVTRKEGKVFFSFKDMLQVNYQKYFYEIKGKDLVKSLYPVTLSSYLHPEGEIFEVSKEGNITNPDQLINEGDFSKNKIENMLPLDYQLGD, encoded by the coding sequence ATGAAAAAAACGATATTACTTTTTTTATTTATACTCCCTCTTTATATAGTCACAGCTCAGATCATTAAAGGTCATGTGGTGAATAATTCAGGCAGCCAGATTCCCGGTGTAAACATTTATATTGACGGAACCAAAACGGGAACTGTTTCAAAAGAAGACGGAACTTTCAGCCTTAGTCTTTCTTCGGGAAGCATGGGGAATTTAGTTTTTCAGAAGGATGACTATGAAACTTTTACCGCGGCTGTTCCGGAGATCATCAATAAAAATCTGAAAGTGGTTTTGATTAAAACCAATGCCATTGAGGAGATCAGACTGGTTCCATATACTTCTGAAGCGTACAGAAATTACATCAATTATTTTCTCGATTCTTTTATCGGCGGTGACCGTGACAATGTCAGAATTAAAAACCAAAAGTCCCTGAAATTTTCTTACGACAAAAAGAATAAATTCCTGAAAGTAAAAGCTCCGAATACGTTAATCATCGAAAATAAAAACCTGGGCTATGAAATCCAGTACAACCTTATCAGTTATTCTTCAGACTTTAACAGCCATACGGTCAATTACACCGGAACAAGTTTTTTCAAAGAAACCAAAAACTCAGATAAAACGAAACTTAACCGGATGAATGCCTACGACGGAAGTTTGCTGCATTTTTTCAGAAGTATCTCCCAAAATACCATTTCAGAGGATAAGTTCATTGTGAATCATGTGGTGAAAGTTCCTAATCCTAAATATCCTACGGAAGAGGAATTAAAGATTTTGGAAGACTTTAAACAGATTGTAAGAAGTTCAGCAATACTAAAAATTCCTGAAAACATCAGCGACATATCTCAAAGAAAGAACAGTGAAAAACCTTATGCACTGGCCATTGTAAAAACACGGATTCCCGATTCAGATTACGTAACAAGAAAAGAAGGAAAAGTCTTTTTCAGTTTTAAAGATATGCTCCAGGTGAATTATCAGAAATATTTTTACGAGATTAAGGGAAAAGACTTGGTAAAAAGTCTGTACCCTGTGACATTGTCTTCTTATCTTCATCCCGAAGGCGAAATATTTGAGGTTTCAAAAGAAGGGAATATCACCAATCCCGACCAACTCATCAACGAGGGCGATTTTTCAAAGAATAAAATTGAAAATATGCTTCCGTTGGATTATCAGCTGGGAGATTGA
- a CDS encoding S9 family peptidase: protein MKLHKFSLLMLVLGSSAWAQTQKFTMAEAVNGLRTNLAVKNISQFSWANDGKSYIQAVKGGYLITDLKTNKQDTLVSLTQLNRSLSDAKLKAVPQIKFIGSSNGYFSANDKMFWIEKSGNDWKVKTAAAVDENASNVKMFGDNQTFAFTVKNNLYVSKNGKALAVTNDADENIINGGATVHRNEFGIDTGIFPAPNSEAVAFYRMDQTMVADYPVIDWSVTPAVNHNVKYPMAGQKSHEVTLGVYNIKNQSTTFLKIEGEKDQYLTAVTWSPDSKYIFVGVLNRGQNHVKMNQYDAVTGNLIKTLFEETSDKYVEPQHPLTFFPNSNTDFIWQSQRTGYNHLFHYSLEKGLIAQITKGDWLVTDILGFNEKKKEIYFTSTKETPLEKHLYKINWTNFKMQRLDDASGVHTGVLSSDGNYLYDIYSNAGTPRSANIINTSTTKSTNILTAENTLKNYQRPEIKNVELKADDGTPLFGKIILPTDFDANKKYPVIVYLYNGPHLQLITNTFPASGNLWYEYMAQNGYIIFTMDGRGSANRGMKFEQAVFRNLGTTEMKDQMKGVDYLKSLPYVDAQRMGIHGWSFGGFMTTSFMLRQPDVFKVGVAGGPVIDWKMYEIMYGERYMDTPQENPQGYATANLLDKVQNLKGKLLMIHGAQDDVVVWQHSIKFIKSAVDNGVQLDYFVYPGHPHNVIGKDRVHLMQKVTDYFDQYLKK from the coding sequence ATGAAATTACATAAATTTTCTTTATTGATGCTGGTTTTGGGCAGTTCTGCATGGGCGCAGACCCAAAAATTTACAATGGCGGAGGCAGTTAATGGACTGAGAACGAATCTTGCTGTGAAAAATATCTCCCAATTTTCGTGGGCTAATGATGGGAAATCTTATATCCAGGCTGTCAAAGGCGGATATCTGATTACCGATCTTAAGACGAATAAGCAGGATACTTTAGTATCTCTGACCCAATTGAACAGGTCATTGTCTGATGCTAAACTAAAAGCTGTTCCGCAGATTAAATTCATAGGGAGTTCAAACGGGTATTTCAGTGCGAATGACAAAATGTTCTGGATCGAAAAATCCGGAAATGACTGGAAAGTGAAAACCGCTGCTGCAGTGGATGAAAATGCGTCCAACGTAAAAATGTTCGGAGACAACCAGACTTTTGCCTTTACGGTAAAGAATAATTTATATGTCAGTAAGAATGGAAAAGCACTAGCTGTAACCAACGATGCTGATGAAAATATCATCAACGGGGGAGCCACTGTTCACCGAAATGAATTCGGAATCGATACAGGAATTTTCCCTGCTCCAAATTCAGAGGCCGTAGCATTCTACAGAATGGATCAGACTATGGTAGCAGATTATCCGGTAATCGACTGGTCTGTAACGCCGGCAGTAAACCACAACGTTAAATACCCAATGGCAGGGCAGAAATCCCATGAAGTAACTTTGGGAGTTTATAATATTAAAAATCAGTCAACCACTTTCCTGAAAATTGAAGGAGAAAAAGACCAGTATTTAACAGCGGTTACCTGGAGCCCGGATTCAAAATATATTTTTGTAGGCGTTCTGAACCGCGGCCAGAATCATGTAAAAATGAATCAGTACGATGCCGTTACAGGAAACCTGATTAAAACTCTCTTTGAAGAAACCAGCGATAAATATGTTGAGCCTCAGCATCCGCTTACCTTCTTCCCGAATTCCAATACAGATTTTATCTGGCAGAGCCAGAGAACAGGATATAACCATTTGTTCCACTATAGCCTTGAAAAAGGGTTGATAGCCCAGATTACAAAAGGAGACTGGCTGGTAACCGATATTTTAGGCTTTAATGAAAAGAAAAAGGAAATTTATTTCACTTCTACCAAAGAAACGCCTTTAGAAAAACATTTATATAAGATCAACTGGACGAATTTCAAGATGCAGCGTTTAGATGATGCATCGGGTGTTCACACAGGAGTTTTAAGCAGCGACGGAAATTACCTTTATGATATCTACAGCAATGCAGGAACTCCAAGATCCGCAAATATTATTAATACCAGTACCACAAAGTCAACAAATATCCTTACTGCAGAAAATACATTGAAAAATTATCAGAGACCTGAAATTAAAAATGTAGAACTGAAAGCTGATGACGGAACACCTTTGTTCGGAAAAATCATTCTTCCGACAGACTTTGATGCCAACAAAAAATATCCGGTTATCGTTTATCTGTACAACGGGCCACACCTTCAATTGATTACCAATACGTTCCCGGCATCAGGAAACCTTTGGTATGAATATATGGCTCAAAACGGATACATTATTTTCACGATGGATGGAAGAGGTTCTGCGAACCGCGGAATGAAATTTGAGCAGGCTGTTTTCAGAAACCTGGGAACAACAGAAATGAAAGATCAGATGAAAGGAGTAGATTACCTGAAATCCCTTCCTTATGTAGATGCCCAAAGAATGGGAATTCACGGATGGAGCTTTGGTGGATTTATGACGACCAGTTTTATGCTTCGCCAGCCCGATGTCTTCAAAGTAGGAGTTGCCGGAGGTCCGGTAATCGACTGGAAAATGTACGAAATCATGTACGGAGAAAGATATATGGATACGCCACAGGAAAATCCTCAGGGATATGCAACGGCTAATCTTTTAGATAAAGTTCAGAATTTAAAAGGAAAATTACTGATGATCCACGGGGCGCAGGATGATGTGGTGGTATGGCAGCATTCCATTAAATTTATCAAGTCTGCGGTAGACAATGGAGTTCAGTTAGACTACTTCGTTTATCCCGGACATCCGCATAATGTGATCGGGAAAGACAGAGTTCACCTGATGCAGAAAGTGACTGATTACTTTGATCAGTATCTGAAGAAATAA
- the uvrC gene encoding excinuclease ABC subunit UvrC has protein sequence MNPSLELQLKTLPSEPGVYRYYDKNDQLLYVGKAKHLKKRVLSYFNKNLPGYRIKIMVGKIVRLETTIVNSEYDALLLENNLIKEHRPFYNVLLKDDKTYPWICIKNESFPRIFLTRNVVKDGSEYYGPYAKVRPAKILLDTIKHIYKLRTCNLNLSPAKIAEGKYKVCLEYHIKNCEGPCEDLESKEEYDEKIDSIRGIIKGDFRKAKEYLVNQMMKLAENLKFEEAQIIKERLDILEDYQAKNTVVNPNIDDVDVFGMTSDETAAYVNFFKIRNGNIIQSFTTEIKKILEETDEDIMEEALIEIRQKFSSDSKEVLLPFHLSVEIPNVKLIVPKVGDKKRIVELSEKNAKEYRLEKLKQVQIVDPERHTNRIMAEMQKLLRMPVEPRHIEGFDNSNIQGTNPVSACVVFKDGRPSKADYRIFHPKTVEGANDFATMEEVIYRRYKRMLDEGEDLPQLILIDGGKGQLSSAVKSLRLLGLYGKITIVGIAKRLEEIFFPEDSIPLYLDKKSETLKILQRVRDEAHRFGVKHHRVRRKNSTIKSELEEIPGVGEKTIELLLSKLKSVKRIKESSLETLEEILGKSKAKVIHDFFNSN, from the coding sequence ATGAATCCTTCTTTAGAATTACAGCTCAAAACTTTACCATCAGAACCCGGCGTTTATCGTTATTATGATAAAAACGACCAATTGCTGTATGTAGGAAAGGCCAAACACTTAAAGAAAAGGGTTCTCTCCTACTTCAATAAAAATCTTCCGGGTTACCGTATTAAAATAATGGTAGGTAAGATCGTACGTCTGGAAACAACCATTGTGAACAGTGAATATGATGCCCTTTTACTGGAAAACAACCTGATCAAAGAGCATCGTCCTTTTTACAATGTCTTGTTGAAGGATGATAAGACCTATCCCTGGATTTGCATTAAAAATGAAAGTTTCCCAAGGATCTTTCTCACCAGAAATGTGGTCAAAGACGGCTCAGAATATTACGGTCCTTACGCTAAAGTACGTCCTGCAAAGATTTTACTGGATACCATTAAACATATTTACAAGCTCAGAACCTGCAACCTTAACCTTTCGCCTGCTAAAATTGCAGAAGGGAAATATAAGGTCTGTCTGGAATATCATATTAAAAATTGTGAAGGTCCCTGTGAGGATCTGGAAAGCAAAGAAGAATATGATGAAAAGATTGATTCTATCCGTGGAATTATCAAAGGAGATTTCCGGAAAGCAAAAGAGTATCTGGTAAATCAGATGATGAAACTGGCAGAAAATCTTAAGTTTGAAGAAGCACAGATCATCAAAGAAAGACTGGATATCCTGGAAGATTATCAGGCTAAAAATACCGTAGTGAATCCTAATATTGATGATGTGGATGTCTTTGGAATGACCAGCGACGAAACAGCGGCTTACGTGAATTTTTTTAAGATCAGAAACGGAAATATCATCCAGAGTTTTACCACAGAAATCAAAAAAATTCTTGAGGAAACGGATGAGGATATTATGGAGGAAGCTCTGATTGAGATCCGCCAGAAGTTCAGCTCTGATTCGAAAGAAGTACTGCTTCCGTTCCACCTTTCCGTAGAAATTCCTAATGTAAAACTGATCGTTCCCAAAGTGGGAGACAAAAAAAGGATTGTAGAGCTTTCAGAAAAAAACGCCAAGGAATACCGTTTGGAAAAATTAAAGCAGGTACAGATCGTGGATCCGGAAAGGCATACCAACAGAATCATGGCTGAAATGCAGAAACTGCTGAGAATGCCTGTAGAACCGAGACATATTGAAGGTTTTGACAACTCTAATATTCAGGGAACCAATCCTGTTTCTGCCTGTGTTGTTTTTAAAGACGGCAGACCAAGCAAAGCTGATTACCGAATTTTCCATCCGAAAACGGTAGAAGGAGCCAATGACTTTGCCACGATGGAGGAAGTGATTTATCGTCGCTATAAAAGAATGCTGGATGAAGGGGAAGACCTGCCACAGCTGATCCTGATAGATGGTGGAAAAGGGCAGCTTTCTTCTGCTGTAAAAAGTTTAAGACTGTTGGGTCTTTACGGCAAGATTACCATCGTAGGGATTGCAAAAAGACTTGAAGAGATCTTCTTTCCTGAAGATTCTATTCCGCTGTATTTAGATAAAAAATCGGAAACGTTAAAGATTCTTCAGAGGGTACGTGATGAAGCTCACCGTTTCGGCGTAAAACATCACAGGGTGAGAAGAAAGAATTCAACTATAAAATCTGAACTGGAAGAGATTCCGGGTGTAGGAGAAAAAACAATTGAACTGTTGCTTTCTAAATTAAAATCTGTTAAACGGATCAAGGAATCCAGTCTTGAAACACTGGAAGAGATTCTTGGAAAGAGTAAGGCGAAGGTTATTCATGATTTTTTCAACAGTAACTAG